From Flavipsychrobacter sp., a single genomic window includes:
- a CDS encoding outer membrane beta-barrel protein yields the protein MDNNLTNIDDLFKQRLGNAEEAGRPGSWLKMKDLLDEHMPVGTVPTAPATGNKRKLGFAALLLLLSAITIGGGYEMYSSFKGNAVSDDTMALYASQGTGSGVAGGVMNNADERIAQPYNEFNNKENNTATSTEGSIVGGGTNNSATKTVVIDADQMTTTKGPSSSNTVTKRNNSIKSTVASNSDKSLNNNSLPVVKESATVASQNVTDNTKPATISSDNTQPKAIAGNMSKPQSTAVGGSTPAPQQTKQQSRDMGALALNSSAERMNNTGNKQLPSGVQADLNINTKPVPDNSNNNKTASTENYLVDTIDKIETRESVAKDGSVMVDTLSVGRVAIKSKKPAEEKEEATVAMNNNKDKDALPEELLLQAQNANLETEDGAGVYTDLSKKKVSSHKMKNYNGHRFEEMVRNAKFKMKSVKFYPGLVAGVNSSIAANNVSGFQLGFVGDLSLSDKWSVLTELKYVQRFNNNINFSESYYTNLDSSYNSGGGKVYTFDSVGNSYNFSTLGAFEMPIALRYNVKRFNVFGGVNLAYNLKTKVTQVDLPNQITKEGATGFSPDYTKMAGAPSVKVSDFTNRFTVGYLLGVSYNWSPSMRVDMRLTQSVWDNAGTNGQKTISKELYKVPNVQLNISYRFKQKAYKKFR from the coding sequence ATGGATAACAACTTAACTAACATAGACGACCTCTTTAAGCAGCGTTTGGGCAACGCTGAAGAGGCTGGCCGTCCGGGTTCGTGGCTTAAAATGAAGGACTTGCTCGATGAGCATATGCCTGTAGGAACAGTACCTACAGCACCTGCCACAGGCAATAAACGCAAGCTAGGTTTTGCAGCTCTATTGCTACTACTTTCTGCCATTACCATTGGTGGTGGTTACGAAATGTACTCTTCATTTAAAGGAAATGCTGTGTCTGATGATACGATGGCGCTTTATGCCAGTCAAGGTACTGGTAGTGGAGTAGCCGGTGGTGTGATGAATAATGCCGACGAGCGAATTGCCCAACCTTATAATGAGTTTAACAACAAAGAGAACAATACAGCTACTTCAACTGAAGGGTCGATCGTAGGTGGTGGTACTAATAATAGTGCTACCAAAACTGTTGTGATCGACGCTGATCAGATGACTACAACTAAAGGTCCAAGTAGTTCAAATACTGTAACAAAACGTAACAATTCAATCAAGTCCACTGTGGCTAGTAATAGCGACAAGTCGCTTAATAACAATAGTTTACCTGTAGTTAAGGAAAGTGCTACTGTAGCTAGTCAAAATGTTACAGATAATACTAAACCAGCTACTATCAGCAGTGATAATACACAGCCTAAAGCAATTGCAGGTAATATGAGTAAACCGCAATCTACTGCTGTAGGCGGTAGTACTCCTGCACCACAGCAAACTAAGCAGCAGTCTAGAGATATGGGTGCGTTGGCATTGAATAGTAGTGCGGAAAGAATGAATAATACGGGCAACAAGCAATTGCCATCAGGTGTACAAGCTGACTTGAATATTAACACCAAACCTGTTCCTGATAATTCGAATAATAATAAAACTGCATCTACAGAAAACTATTTAGTTGATACAATTGATAAGATCGAAACAAGAGAAAGTGTGGCTAAGGATGGTAGCGTTATGGTAGATACATTATCAGTTGGTAGAGTAGCAATAAAATCTAAGAAGCCTGCAGAAGAAAAAGAAGAAGCTACAGTTGCTATGAACAATAACAAGGATAAAGACGCTTTACCTGAAGAGTTATTGTTACAAGCGCAGAATGCTAATTTAGAAACTGAAGATGGTGCCGGTGTTTATACGGACTTGTCTAAGAAGAAAGTTTCTAGTCATAAAATGAAGAACTATAACGGACACCGTTTTGAAGAAATGGTTCGTAACGCTAAATTCAAAATGAAGAGCGTTAAGTTCTATCCTGGCCTAGTAGCAGGTGTTAATAGCTCTATTGCTGCTAACAACGTGTCTGGCTTCCAGTTAGGTTTTGTAGGTGATCTGTCATTAAGTGATAAATGGAGTGTACTTACAGAATTGAAATATGTACAACGTTTCAATAATAATATCAACTTTAGCGAAAGCTATTATACTAACTTAGACTCATCGTATAACAGTGGCGGTGGTAAAGTATATACTTTTGACTCAGTAGGTAACTCTTACAACTTCTCTACGCTAGGAGCATTTGAGATGCCAATAGCACTTAGGTATAATGTTAAACGCTTCAATGTATTTGGAGGGGTGAATTTGGCTTATAACCTTAAGACTAAAGTTACTCAGGTAGATTTACCAAATCAGATCACTAAGGAAGGTGCTACGGGTTTTAGTCCTGACTATACTAAGATGGCTGGTGCTCCAAGTGTTAAGGTAAGTGACTTTACTAATAGATTCACAGTGGGTTATTTACTTGGTGTTTCTTACAACTGGTCTCCATCTATGAGAGTAGATATGAGATTAACACAATCAGTTTGGGATAATGCCGGTACTAATGGACAGAAGACAATATCTAAGGAGTTGTATAAGGTGCCTAATGTACAGTTGAACATTAGCTACCGTTTTAAACAAAAAGCTTATAAGAAGTTCCGCTAA
- a CDS encoding cysteine-rich CWC family protein, which translates to MASKKCSKCGAAFGCHPNSNGCWCEQYQLSTASLQELKANFSDCLCPQCLAEYETTENEDERKSNNTAN; encoded by the coding sequence ATGGCTAGTAAAAAATGTTCAAAATGTGGTGCTGCTTTTGGTTGTCATCCCAATAGCAATGGTTGCTGGTGCGAGCAATATCAATTATCAACAGCCTCATTACAGGAACTGAAAGCTAATTTTTCAGATTGTCTCTGTCCTCAATGTTTAGCTGAATATGAGACTACTGAAAATGAAGATGAGCGCAAAAGCAATAATACTGCTAATTAG
- a CDS encoding DUF4465 domain-containing protein: MRRIFTIATALVLGATATQAQTVATFDTLTLVGTDTFYVNYSNPGNDVGFDDGLAHFPTNYDTAGYKGLRKGFVYSNMTDSMTSGYTNSFSAKAAKGYNGSNQYLVASGGTNKVYLKGAAVGKPVKGFYATNTTYAYNSMRDGDAFARKFGDSGTIKGSHPDWFKLTVYGYANGSKKADSVDFYLADFRFADSTKDYILKTWEWVDLQSLGNVDSLEFKVTSSDVGQWGMNTPAFFCMDNFTTDETVSVATIAQPIVAKIYPNPAVDKLNIQLQNNSVKRVNVISISGKVIAQYSVTGSLTTINTSSLTSGMYLLQLVGENQNAVVRFVKQ, from the coding sequence ATGCGCAGAATTTTTACAATCGCAACAGCCTTAGTTTTAGGCGCAACAGCTACTCAAGCACAAACAGTAGCCACATTCGATACCTTAACATTAGTAGGTACGGATACTTTTTATGTAAACTACAGCAACCCTGGAAATGACGTTGGGTTTGATGATGGTTTGGCACATTTTCCTACCAATTACGATACCGCAGGTTACAAAGGACTAAGAAAAGGATTTGTTTATTCTAATATGACCGATAGTATGACCAGTGGTTATACTAATTCTTTCTCTGCAAAGGCAGCAAAGGGTTATAATGGTAGCAATCAATATTTAGTAGCTAGTGGAGGTACTAATAAGGTGTATCTAAAGGGTGCTGCAGTAGGCAAGCCTGTAAAAGGGTTTTATGCTACCAATACCACCTATGCGTACAATAGTATGCGCGATGGAGATGCATTTGCTAGAAAGTTTGGTGACTCAGGTACAATAAAAGGTAGTCATCCTGATTGGTTCAAACTAACTGTATATGGATATGCAAACGGTAGTAAAAAGGCTGATAGCGTTGATTTCTATTTAGCAGATTTTCGTTTTGCAGATAGTACCAAAGACTATATTCTAAAAACGTGGGAGTGGGTTGATTTACAATCGTTGGGTAATGTTGATAGTTTGGAGTTTAAAGTGACTTCTAGCGATGTTGGTCAATGGGGAATGAATACGCCTGCTTTTTTCTGCATGGATAACTTTACAACAGATGAAACCGTTTCTGTAGCTACCATAGCTCAGCCAATTGTAGCTAAAATATATCCTAACCCTGCTGTAGATAAACTAAATATACAGTTGCAGAACAACTCTGTAAAAAGAGTAAATGTTATCTCTATTTCTGGTAAGGTAATAGCGCAGTATTCGGTAACAGGTAGCTTAACTACGATCAATACTTCAAGTTTAACTTCAGGTATGTATCTATTGCAATTGGTTGGCGAAAATCAAAATGCAGTAGTTAGATTTGTAAAACAATAA
- a CDS encoding TonB-dependent receptor, which translates to MKTKQHIIYQFTSFKSCLKVALFFICLSALHTTKAQNLADTLKGVDIIDKAKLSNDDRVNKFSPGQKKFTIDKLTLSAYQFQDMGNLLSQQVPVFVKSYGVNNLATVNFRGSSAAQSQVFWNGVPIQNAALGIADVSLLPVSLMDKVNVVLGSSSALWGSGNVGGALLVENDLPRFQEEAHSEQSASAVVGSFQQYRIGLSTSLATKKLVLSLKLFSQSAQNNFPYTKAGQDLRMDNAGLRSGVGLFQLGYKINAQQKLGLKVWYQQYYREIPPALFEAFSVKNQRDESVRLLLDWGKDGKLPVYAKLSYIRDYMHYQDTVVLLNSKNITNQVFAEVGIAKSYKGQHHFKLFAPVHMLWMQRVQRNDTKTQNRVALAAAYAFNNRKGNIELAANLRGEAVNNNSFLLPGISASYAPLKWLSLGANVQRTYRVPTLNELYYVPGGNEKLKPEQGWTQSVGYNVTAQVEKLKLQHGFSVFNRQIDDWILWFGGAIWTPHNIASVHSRGIETENKLLIPIRKLKLHLKFNGAYTLATTVSSYQPNDGSIGKQIPYTPRYTGQANIGFTWKMFYVNYNHVYTGVRYITTDQSFALESYVIGNLQLVFDTEIKDHALKLIAYYNNIWNTDYMVVNGRPMPGANWMLGVNFSFL; encoded by the coding sequence TTGAAAACTAAGCAACATATTATCTACCAGTTTACGTCTTTTAAGAGTTGCCTGAAAGTAGCTCTTTTCTTCATTTGTTTGTCTGCGCTACATACAACTAAGGCTCAAAACTTAGCTGATACTTTAAAAGGAGTAGACATAATTGATAAGGCAAAATTGTCTAATGACGACCGTGTAAATAAATTCTCGCCTGGTCAGAAGAAGTTCACAATAGATAAATTAACGCTATCTGCTTACCAGTTTCAGGACATGGGTAATTTGTTGTCGCAACAAGTTCCTGTGTTTGTTAAGTCATACGGGGTCAACAACTTAGCCACAGTTAATTTTCGTGGTTCTTCAGCTGCTCAGTCTCAGGTTTTCTGGAATGGGGTACCTATACAGAATGCGGCATTAGGTATTGCAGATGTGTCTTTGCTGCCTGTTTCTTTGATGGATAAAGTAAACGTAGTTTTAGGTAGTTCGTCCGCATTATGGGGTAGTGGTAATGTTGGAGGGGCGTTATTGGTAGAAAATGATCTACCTAGGTTTCAGGAAGAAGCACATAGCGAGCAGTCAGCATCTGCTGTTGTAGGGAGTTTTCAGCAATATAGGATAGGGTTAAGTACTTCTTTGGCTACAAAGAAACTTGTGTTGAGTTTGAAGTTGTTCAGTCAGTCGGCACAAAATAACTTTCCATATACGAAAGCAGGGCAAGACCTAAGAATGGATAATGCGGGCTTGAGAAGTGGTGTTGGTCTATTTCAGTTAGGGTATAAAATAAATGCACAACAAAAGCTAGGCTTAAAGGTTTGGTATCAGCAGTATTATAGAGAGATACCTCCTGCATTATTTGAAGCATTCTCGGTAAAGAATCAACGTGATGAATCTGTACGTCTTTTGCTGGATTGGGGAAAGGATGGAAAGTTGCCCGTATATGCCAAGCTCTCTTATATAAGAGACTATATGCATTATCAGGATACAGTGGTTCTTCTAAATAGTAAAAACATTACAAATCAGGTTTTTGCAGAAGTTGGTATTGCCAAATCTTATAAAGGGCAACATCATTTTAAGTTATTTGCACCAGTGCATATGCTATGGATGCAACGTGTACAGCGTAATGATACCAAGACACAAAATAGAGTAGCCCTTGCTGCTGCCTATGCTTTTAATAACAGGAAGGGGAATATAGAGCTTGCTGCAAACCTCAGAGGCGAAGCGGTGAACAATAACAGCTTTTTGCTACCGGGCATTAGTGCCTCTTATGCTCCTCTGAAATGGTTGAGTCTTGGTGCTAATGTGCAGCGTACTTATAGAGTGCCTACGCTGAATGAACTGTATTATGTGCCCGGGGGCAACGAAAAGCTAAAACCCGAGCAAGGATGGACACAGAGTGTAGGCTATAATGTAACTGCGCAAGTAGAAAAGCTAAAGCTACAACATGGATTTTCGGTTTTCAACAGGCAGATAGATGATTGGATATTATGGTTTGGTGGTGCTATTTGGACGCCGCACAATATAGCCTCAGTACATAGCAGGGGTATAGAAACGGAGAATAAGCTGTTGATACCTATCAGAAAGCTAAAATTGCATCTGAAGTTTAATGGTGCTTATACCTTAGCTACAACGGTAAGCAGTTATCAGCCCAATGATGGCAGCATAGGAAAACAGATACCCTATACACCAAGATATACCGGTCAGGCAAATATTGGGTTTACATGGAAGATGTTCTATGTGAATTACAATCATGTGTACACAGGGGTTAGGTACATCACTACCGACCAGTCTTTTGCTTTAGAGTCCTATGTTATTGGTAATCTGCAACTTGTGTTCGATACCGAAATAAAAGATCATGCCTTGAAGCTTATCGCTTATTACAATAATATTTGGAATACCGACTACATGGTAGTAAATGGCAGGCCAATGCCAGGGGCAAATTGGATGCTTGGTGTGAATTTTAGTTTTTTATAA
- a CDS encoding YebC/PmpR family DNA-binding transcriptional regulator, whose translation MGRIFEVRKSKMFARYDRMAKQFTRIGKEIAIAVKAGGPDPDTNPALRRVMQNAKSVNMPKDRIEGAIKNALGKDTSNYDEVLYEGYAPHGIAILVETATDNTTRTVANVRSHFNKGGGTLGNSGSVGFMFKHLGVFKMAAEGVDQEELELELIDAGLEEMGEDSEGNLVLRCEFNDFGNMQKALEEKGIEVKSAELEWLPLNTVEVTDEQSEDVFKLIERVEQDDDVQRVFHNMG comes from the coding sequence ATGGGAAGAATATTTGAAGTTCGTAAGTCTAAAATGTTTGCTCGCTATGACCGTATGGCGAAGCAATTCACAAGAATAGGTAAAGAGATAGCCATAGCTGTAAAAGCAGGTGGTCCAGACCCTGATACCAATCCGGCTCTTCGTCGTGTGATGCAGAATGCTAAGTCGGTAAATATGCCGAAAGACCGTATTGAAGGCGCTATTAAGAATGCTTTAGGTAAAGATACAAGCAACTATGACGAGGTGTTGTACGAAGGATATGCACCTCATGGTATTGCAATATTGGTAGAAACTGCAACAGATAATACTACACGTACGGTTGCCAATGTACGTTCTCACTTTAACAAAGGTGGTGGTACACTAGGCAATAGCGGTTCAGTTGGTTTTATGTTCAAGCACTTAGGTGTTTTTAAAATGGCTGCTGAAGGTGTGGATCAAGAAGAGTTGGAACTAGAATTAATAGATGCAGGACTAGAAGAAATGGGAGAAGATAGTGAGGGTAACCTTGTGCTTCGTTGCGAGTTCAACGATTTTGGTAATATGCAGAAAGCGCTAGAGGAAAAAGGCATTGAGGTGAAATCGGCGGAGCTGGAGTGGCTACCACTAAATACAGTAGAAGTTACAGATGAACAGTCAGAAGATGTGTTCAAACTCATAGAACGTGTTGAGCAAGACGACGACGTTCAACGTGTATTCCACAATATGGGGTAA
- the rlmB gene encoding 23S rRNA (guanosine(2251)-2'-O)-methyltransferase RlmB, with the protein MKKGASLPILIGRKPMLEALESGTTIEKLFILRSATGEEISKIKQLANERNIPISQVPIEKLNRLTKAQHQGVVAWTSLLEYVDLQSAISHVVEQGENPLFVLLDGVTDVRNVGAIARTALCCGVQGLILPTSSSASLTEEAIKTSAGALNKIMLCRVPSVPQAVDILKLNGISILGTQMKGSVPVYDADMTIPSCVVMGAEDKGISKDVLRRADVLINIPMAKAFDSLNVSVATGMVLYEAQRQRILSEQG; encoded by the coding sequence ATGAAGAAAGGTGCTTCGCTACCCATACTAATAGGACGTAAGCCAATGTTGGAAGCATTGGAAAGTGGTACTACAATAGAAAAGTTGTTTATTCTTCGCTCTGCCACAGGTGAAGAGATAAGTAAGATAAAACAACTGGCTAATGAGCGTAATATCCCTATCAGTCAAGTACCTATTGAAAAGTTGAATAGACTTACAAAGGCACAGCACCAAGGGGTAGTAGCATGGACGAGTCTTTTGGAATATGTTGATTTACAATCTGCCATATCTCATGTAGTTGAGCAAGGTGAAAATCCTCTGTTCGTATTGTTAGACGGGGTTACTGATGTTCGTAATGTAGGTGCTATTGCTCGTACTGCATTATGTTGTGGTGTTCAAGGACTTATATTGCCTACTTCATCATCCGCTTCGCTTACCGAAGAGGCTATAAAAACATCTGCAGGTGCGTTGAATAAAATTATGCTATGCCGTGTGCCGTCTGTGCCACAAGCAGTAGATATACTTAAGCTGAACGGAATAAGCATATTAGGAACACAAATGAAGGGTAGTGTGCCTGTGTATGATGCTGATATGACCATTCCTTCTTGTGTGGTAATGGGTGCGGAGGATAAGGGCATCAGTAAAGATGTGCTCCGTAGAGCTGATGTGCTGATAAATATCCCAATGGCTAAAGCTTTTGATTCGCTAAATGTATCTGTAGCAACGGGTATGGTTCTTTATGAAGCACAGCGTCAACGTATTTTATCCGAACAAGGATAA
- a CDS encoding T9SS type A sorting domain-containing protein: MKSVVLILSFLLIISEVHAQYAPQATVSGSTAIQNSDNSIVGWAKSCTIERGYMDIADKAKGKVTLGDPSYAVGNADNFIVSLGDSGVAVLTFSSPIYNGPGADFAVFENGFSNPNDPEEAFLELAFVEVSSDGINYTRFPASSNTGAPQVPGSGVYMNARKINNLAGKYMTGWGTPFDLQELVGTAGLDVNSITHVRIVDVIGDIGANGSKDKDGNVINDPYPTAFASGGFDLDGVGVMNMAGVFPNAIASVTAKQYHIYPNPTNGMISITASDNQLDGANFIILDVAGKVLEKGVLKEARNQINLTSYSPGIYNIILKSKKGDQWVEKITKL; this comes from the coding sequence ATGAAAAGTGTTGTATTAATATTATCCTTCTTGTTAATTATATCTGAGGTGCATGCACAATATGCACCTCAGGCTACAGTTTCGGGTAGTACTGCTATTCAGAATAGTGATAACTCAATAGTTGGCTGGGCAAAGAGTTGTACTATAGAGCGAGGATATATGGATATTGCCGATAAAGCAAAAGGCAAGGTGACTTTGGGAGATCCTAGCTATGCAGTGGGGAATGCCGATAATTTTATTGTGAGTCTTGGAGATAGTGGTGTGGCTGTACTTACGTTCAGTAGTCCTATTTACAATGGTCCAGGAGCTGATTTTGCAGTTTTTGAAAATGGCTTCAGCAACCCCAATGACCCTGAAGAGGCCTTCTTAGAGTTGGCTTTTGTAGAAGTGAGTTCAGATGGTATTAATTATACCCGCTTTCCTGCATCTTCCAATACGGGAGCGCCACAAGTGCCGGGCTCAGGAGTTTATATGAATGCTAGAAAGATCAATAATCTGGCAGGAAAGTATATGACAGGTTGGGGTACGCCCTTCGATTTGCAAGAACTGGTAGGAACCGCAGGACTGGATGTGAATAGTATCACACATGTACGTATTGTAGATGTTATAGGAGATATAGGGGCTAATGGCTCTAAAGACAAGGATGGAAATGTTATAAATGATCCTTACCCAACGGCTTTTGCCAGTGGTGGCTTTGATCTGGATGGTGTAGGGGTAATGAATATGGCAGGAGTATTTCCTAATGCTATCGCTTCCGTCACCGCAAAGCAATATCATATTTATCCTAACCCTACTAATGGTATGATTTCGATTACTGCTTCGGATAATCAGCTAGATGGGGCTAACTTTATCATATTAGATGTTGCAGGGAAGGTGTTGGAGAAAGGAGTATTGAAAGAAGCGCGTAATCAGATAAATCTTACCTCATATAGTCCAGGCATCTATAATATTATATTGAAAAGTAAAAAAGGTGACCAATGGGTAGAAAAAATTACCAAGTTGTAA
- the rsmG gene encoding 16S rRNA (guanine(527)-N(7))-methyltransferase RsmG: protein MEIITKYFADFTEEQLKQFGQLKELYAEWNDKINVISRKDIDQLYERHVLHSLSIAAVCHFDDGASVIDVGTGGGFPGIPLAIYFPNVEFLLVDSIGKKIKVVNEVAAAIGLKNVTAIHGRAEDVKNKQFDYAVSRAVAPLGKLWSWVGKLIKEGQKSEDLPNGLICLKGGDLKQEFKESGLKPTVWDVYDIFPEEHFLEKNVVYVKR from the coding sequence GTGGAAATAATCACAAAATATTTTGCCGACTTTACGGAGGAACAGCTGAAACAATTTGGGCAGTTGAAGGAGCTATATGCCGAATGGAATGATAAGATCAACGTTATTTCTAGAAAGGATATAGATCAGCTCTATGAGCGTCATGTACTGCACTCTTTATCCATAGCTGCGGTTTGTCATTTTGATGATGGAGCCAGTGTTATAGATGTAGGTACGGGAGGTGGTTTTCCGGGCATACCTTTGGCTATATATTTTCCTAATGTAGAGTTTTTGCTGGTTGATAGTATTGGCAAGAAAATAAAGGTGGTAAATGAAGTGGCTGCAGCTATAGGGCTTAAAAATGTAACGGCTATACATGGAAGAGCAGAAGATGTAAAAAATAAGCAGTTTGACTATGCAGTTTCTCGTGCGGTGGCGCCTTTAGGTAAATTGTGGAGCTGGGTAGGTAAATTGATAAAAGAGGGGCAGAAAAGTGAAGACCTACCTAATGGCCTAATATGTCTCAAAGGGGGCGACTTAAAGCAAGAGTTTAAGGAGTCGGGGTTAAAGCCAACGGTTTGGGATGTATACGACATTTTTCCAGAAGAGCATTTTTTAGAAAAGAATGTGGTGTATGTAAAACGATAA
- a CDS encoding glycosyltransferase gives MFNSLCFFAAMLAEIIFIVFLIGVLIQLGYLLSIFAHFFSLPANKPITTAAVPVSIIICAKNEADNLRRYLPKILAQRYKNDVGNSLFEVIVVNDASVDDTQEVLQALKEQYHLLNIVTITDADNRDKPGKKYALSRGVAAAQHDVLLMTDADCEPLSESWLSYMVAPIVAEQKDIVLGYGKYRSVKGWLNAFIRWETLHTFVQYSSYAILGMPYMGVGRNIACTKSVLLKAQQSPKWNKTASGDDDMLVQLAGEKDNVKVVYAKEAHTVSTPKEHYADWKHQKQRHFSTGKLYNNRSKLLLGLYGITHGLMWLLFIALLFTPYRNVAYIVMGARCIAYWVFWSYAANKLEEQAIIKNIIPTDFGWALYNFVFSPYIIWKTKQTWK, from the coding sequence ATGTTCAATTCTTTATGTTTCTTTGCAGCAATGCTTGCAGAGATAATATTCATTGTTTTTCTAATAGGAGTCCTTATTCAGTTAGGTTATCTTTTGAGTATTTTCGCTCATTTTTTTTCTTTGCCAGCTAATAAACCCATTACGACAGCAGCTGTTCCTGTTTCCATTATTATCTGTGCTAAAAATGAGGCCGATAACCTACGCAGGTATCTACCTAAAATATTGGCGCAAAGATATAAGAATGATGTCGGTAATTCGCTATTTGAAGTAATTGTTGTTAACGATGCCTCTGTTGATGATACCCAAGAGGTATTACAAGCGCTGAAAGAGCAGTATCACTTACTAAACATTGTTACCATAACAGATGCCGACAACCGTGATAAACCTGGCAAAAAATATGCTTTAAGTAGAGGTGTTGCAGCTGCACAACATGATGTGCTATTAATGACGGATGCCGATTGTGAACCTTTAAGTGAATCTTGGCTTAGCTATATGGTTGCTCCTATAGTAGCAGAGCAGAAGGATATAGTTCTGGGATATGGTAAGTATCGTTCTGTTAAAGGATGGTTGAATGCTTTTATAAGATGGGAAACCTTACACACTTTTGTACAATATAGCAGCTATGCAATACTTGGTATGCCCTATATGGGAGTGGGCCGAAATATAGCCTGCACCAAGTCGGTTCTATTAAAGGCACAGCAGTCGCCCAAATGGAATAAAACAGCATCGGGTGACGACGATATGCTTGTTCAGCTTGCAGGAGAAAAGGATAATGTAAAGGTAGTATACGCAAAGGAGGCTCATACTGTATCTACTCCTAAAGAGCATTATGCCGATTGGAAGCACCAAAAGCAACGCCATTTTTCTACAGGTAAGCTTTACAATAATAGGTCTAAATTACTTTTGGGGCTGTATGGTATTACTCATGGGCTGATGTGGCTATTATTCATCGCATTGTTATTTACCCCATATAGAAATGTTGCTTATATAGTAATGGGGGCTAGGTGTATTGCCTATTGGGTGTTTTGGAGCTATGCTGCTAATAAATTAGAGGAGCAGGCTATAATAAAAAACATCATACCAACTGATTTTGGCTGGGCTTTATATAATTTTGTCTTTTCGCCATACATTATTTGGAAAACTAAACAGACGTGGAAATAA
- a CDS encoding sigma-70 family RNA polymerase sigma factor codes for MAYTVPGQTSELEELIRGCMQNERSAQEQLYSMFTPRMMGVVRRYIDHIEQAEEVLNNGFLRAFQKINQYNFQGSFEGWLRKIVFHAVSDYVKQNARYNDKILLVEKDEYIHKDHADNLYYNQLLELVQSLPVATRSVFNLYVMEGYPHKEIGAMLGISEGTSKWHLSEGRRMLKEKIEKLQLHLKK; via the coding sequence TTGGCATATACAGTACCTGGTCAGACCAGCGAGCTAGAAGAGCTCATCAGAGGGTGCATGCAGAATGAACGCAGCGCACAGGAACAGCTATATAGCATGTTCACTCCTCGAATGATGGGAGTAGTTCGCAGGTATATAGACCACATAGAGCAGGCCGAAGAAGTTTTAAATAATGGTTTTCTGAGAGCTTTTCAAAAGATAAACCAGTATAACTTCCAAGGCTCATTTGAAGGTTGGTTAAGAAAAATAGTGTTTCACGCAGTGTCTGACTATGTAAAACAGAATGCTCGTTATAACGACAAGATATTGTTGGTAGAGAAAGACGAGTATATACATAAAGACCATGCAGATAATCTATACTATAACCAACTTTTGGAGTTAGTACAATCCTTACCGGTGGCTACTAGGTCTGTGTTCAACTTGTATGTTATGGAGGGGTATCCTCACAAAGAAATAGGAGCTATGTTGGGTATAAGTGAAGGGACGTCCAAATGGCATTTGTCGGAAGGGCGAAGAATGTTGAAAGAAAAAATTGAAAAACTACAATTGCATTTAAAAAAATAA